A portion of the Halogeometricum sp. S1BR25-6 genome contains these proteins:
- a CDS encoding MaoC/PaaZ C-terminal domain-containing protein, whose amino-acid sequence MPQRPREGDTHVVERSFSTEEVRRFAALSNDDQPRHTEPDADGRLLVHGLLTATLPTEVGGDLGVLGRSFAFEFHRPVYTGDSVRCECVVESVEERDDRHDLSVDVTCTRENGADGESGDGGADAEVVMTGTVTGLVRKP is encoded by the coding sequence ATGCCTCAGCGTCCGCGCGAGGGAGACACGCACGTCGTCGAGCGGTCGTTCTCGACCGAGGAGGTCCGACGGTTCGCGGCGCTCTCGAACGACGACCAACCGAGACACACCGAACCCGACGCGGACGGTAGACTGCTCGTCCACGGCCTCCTGACGGCGACGCTGCCGACCGAAGTAGGCGGCGACCTCGGCGTGCTCGGTCGCTCGTTCGCGTTCGAGTTTCACCGACCCGTGTACACCGGCGACAGCGTCCGCTGTGAGTGCGTCGTCGAGAGCGTCGAAGAGCGAGACGACCGGCACGACCTCTCGGTGGACGTGACCTGTACGCGGGAGAACGGAGCGGATGGTGAATCCGGAGACGGCGGCGCCGACGCGGAAGTGGTGATGACGGGGACGGTGACCGGACTCGTTCGGAAGCCCTAG
- the gatE gene encoding Glu-tRNA(Gln) amidotransferase subunit GatE: protein MSAYDYEDLGLVAGLEIHQQLDTATKLFCGCPTAIRDPDDAERTFTRFLHPTKSELGELDEAALEESRVDREFEYLAYDTTCLVEEDDEPPHRLDREAREVVMQIASLLDMDAVDQAHVMRKLVIDGSNTSGFQRSSLVAQDGEIETSDGPVGVEDLMLEEESAQRVEEREDGVTFSLDRLGIPLVEIGTRPDISSPEQAREAAETIGMLLRSTGKVKRGLGTIRQDVNVSIAEGARVEIKGVQALDAIDDIVRQEVGRQVELLAIRDELESRDASVGETTDVTDVFEDTDSGVVGGALSSGGVVRAVPLFGFDGLVGREIQPDRRLGTELSDHAKRHGAGGIFHTDELPAYGVTDEEVESLREAVGAGEDDAVVIVATDPETAELAIDAAQARAETALSGVPEETRGANEDGTTRYLRPLPGAARMYPETDVPPVELDPLEVETPELLTEKVERYQSEFGLGAGLAEQVAYGRKMPLFERATDEGVDATFAAGLLESTLTELRRDDVPVENVSDEHLLDLMHLVEDGELAKEGVNDVLTAIAENPSLTAEAAVEEAGLSGVDEDEVRDAVSDVVERNRAQVEEQGMGAFSALMGEAMGALRGKADGEVVSSVLREEIQKRA from the coding sequence ATGAGCGCGTACGACTACGAGGACCTCGGACTCGTCGCGGGGCTGGAAATCCACCAGCAACTCGACACCGCGACGAAGCTGTTCTGCGGGTGTCCGACCGCGATCCGCGACCCCGACGACGCCGAGCGGACGTTCACCCGGTTTCTCCACCCGACGAAGAGCGAACTCGGCGAACTCGACGAGGCGGCCTTAGAGGAGAGCCGCGTCGACCGCGAGTTCGAGTACCTCGCCTACGACACCACCTGTCTGGTCGAAGAGGACGACGAACCGCCGCACCGACTCGACCGGGAGGCCCGCGAGGTAGTCATGCAGATAGCCTCGCTCCTCGACATGGACGCGGTGGACCAAGCGCACGTCATGCGCAAACTCGTCATCGACGGCTCGAACACCTCGGGCTTCCAGCGCTCCTCCCTGGTCGCCCAAGACGGCGAAATCGAGACGAGCGACGGCCCCGTCGGCGTCGAGGACCTGATGCTCGAAGAGGAGTCCGCACAGCGGGTCGAAGAGCGCGAGGACGGCGTCACGTTCTCGCTGGACCGACTCGGGATTCCGCTCGTCGAAATCGGCACCCGGCCGGACATCTCCTCGCCCGAACAGGCGCGCGAGGCGGCCGAGACCATCGGAATGTTGCTGCGCTCGACCGGGAAGGTGAAACGCGGCCTCGGCACCATCCGGCAGGACGTGAACGTCTCCATCGCCGAGGGCGCGCGCGTGGAGATAAAGGGCGTGCAGGCGCTGGACGCCATCGACGACATCGTTCGGCAGGAGGTCGGCCGGCAGGTCGAACTGCTGGCCATCCGCGACGAACTGGAGTCGAGAGACGCCTCGGTCGGCGAGACGACCGACGTGACCGACGTGTTCGAAGACACTGATTCGGGCGTCGTCGGCGGCGCCCTCTCCTCGGGCGGCGTCGTCCGCGCCGTCCCCCTGTTCGGCTTCGACGGCCTCGTCGGGCGGGAGATTCAGCCCGACCGCCGCCTCGGCACCGAACTCTCGGACCACGCCAAGCGCCACGGCGCGGGCGGCATCTTCCACACCGACGAACTGCCCGCCTACGGCGTCACCGACGAGGAGGTAGAATCCCTCCGCGAGGCCGTCGGCGCAGGCGAGGACGACGCCGTCGTCATCGTCGCCACCGACCCGGAGACGGCCGAACTCGCCATCGACGCCGCGCAGGCCCGCGCGGAGACGGCGCTGTCGGGCGTCCCCGAGGAGACCCGCGGCGCCAACGAGGACGGCACGACCCGCTACCTCCGCCCCCTCCCCGGCGCGGCGCGGATGTACCCCGAGACGGACGTTCCGCCCGTGGAACTCGACCCCTTGGAGGTCGAGACGCCCGAACTGCTCACCGAGAAGGTCGAACGCTACCAATCCGAGTTCGGTCTGGGCGCCGGCCTCGCCGAACAGGTCGCCTACGGCCGGAAGATGCCGCTCTTCGAACGCGCGACCGACGAGGGCGTCGACGCGACGTTCGCGGCCGGCCTCCTCGAATCGACGCTGACCGAACTCCGCCGCGACGACGTGCCCGTTGAGAACGTCTCCGACGAGCACCTCCTCGACCTCATGCACCTCGTCGAGGACGGCGAGTTGGCGAAGGAGGGCGTCAACGACGTACTGACGGCCATCGCGGAGAATCCGTCGCTGACGGCCGAGGCGGCCGTCGAGGAGGCGGGCCTCTCCGGCGTCGACGAAGACGAGGTGCGCGACGCCGTGAGCGACGTCGTCGAGCGCAACCGCGCGCAGGTCGAAGAGCAGGGCATGGGCGCGTTCTCGGCGCTGATGGGCGAGGCCATGGGCGCCCTCCGCGGGAAGGCCGACGGCGAAGTCGTCAGTTCGGTGCTCCGCGAGGAGATACAGAAGCGCGCCTAG
- a CDS encoding HVO_2901 family zinc finger protein, whose translation MPSLQYRREHGRDMLECRGCGATFPEGRATNDGWHYECPECNEATGLGQGLRRV comes from the coding sequence ATGCCGAGCCTTCAGTATCGGCGTGAGCACGGCCGCGACATGTTGGAGTGTCGAGGGTGCGGTGCCACGTTCCCGGAGGGGCGAGCGACGAACGACGGATGGCACTACGAGTGCCCCGAGTGCAACGAGGCGACGGGTCTCGGTCAGGGCTTGCGCCGCGTCTAA
- a CDS encoding class II fumarate hydratase: MSEDFRTERDSLGEMQVPADAYWGAQTQRAVENFPISGITFSRRFVRALGVVKKGAAQANRDLGLLEAEKADAIVEAADEVIAGEHDDQFPVDVFQTGSGTSSNMNANEVIANRAAELMGEDIGDRVVHPNDHVNYGQSSNDVIPTAMHVSALEAVEKDLLPALDTLRESLEAKEEEFSGVVKTGRTHLQDATPITLGQEFGGYRTQVEKGLGRLDNVREHLSELALGGTAVGTGLNTHPEFPEKAAEYISEETGIEFREADDHFEAQAAHDAMSEAHGALRTVAGSLNKIANDLRLLASGPRNGLGEIEQPENQPGSSIMPGKINPVVAEAVNQVHKQVVGNDAAVSAGAAEGQIDLNLYKPVIAHNVLESTQMLSNAAETFGTKFVRKLEANEEVCEEQVERSMALATALNPTIGYDKASEVAKTALKEGKTVREVVVDKGYLSEEEADEVLDPEKMTHRGILGDD; the protein is encoded by the coding sequence ATGAGCGAGGACTTCCGTACCGAACGGGACAGTCTCGGAGAGATGCAGGTGCCAGCGGACGCCTACTGGGGAGCGCAGACCCAACGGGCCGTCGAGAACTTCCCCATCTCAGGTATCACGTTCAGCCGTCGGTTCGTCCGCGCGCTGGGCGTCGTGAAGAAGGGGGCCGCGCAGGCGAACCGCGACCTCGGACTCCTCGAAGCGGAGAAGGCCGACGCCATCGTCGAGGCCGCCGACGAGGTCATCGCCGGCGAACACGACGACCAGTTCCCCGTCGACGTGTTCCAGACAGGGTCGGGTACCTCCTCGAACATGAACGCCAACGAGGTCATCGCCAACCGCGCCGCCGAGTTGATGGGCGAGGACATCGGCGACCGGGTCGTCCACCCGAACGACCACGTCAACTACGGGCAGTCCTCGAACGACGTCATCCCGACGGCGATGCACGTCTCCGCGCTCGAAGCGGTCGAGAAGGACCTCCTGCCCGCCCTCGACACCCTCCGGGAGTCGCTCGAAGCGAAGGAGGAGGAGTTCTCGGGCGTGGTCAAGACGGGCCGCACCCACCTGCAGGACGCGACGCCCATCACGCTCGGACAGGAGTTCGGCGGCTACCGCACGCAGGTCGAGAAGGGCCTCGGCCGCCTCGACAACGTCCGCGAGCACCTCTCGGAACTCGCGCTCGGCGGCACCGCGGTCGGCACCGGGCTGAACACCCACCCCGAGTTCCCCGAGAAAGCGGCCGAGTACATCTCCGAGGAGACGGGCATCGAGTTCCGCGAGGCCGACGACCACTTCGAGGCGCAGGCGGCCCACGACGCGATGAGCGAGGCGCACGGCGCGCTCAGAACGGTCGCCGGCTCGCTGAACAAGATAGCCAACGACCTGCGCCTGCTCGCCTCCGGCCCGCGCAACGGCCTCGGCGAGATAGAGCAACCCGAGAACCAGCCCGGAAGCTCAATCATGCCCGGGAAGATCAACCCGGTCGTCGCCGAAGCGGTGAACCAGGTCCACAAGCAGGTCGTCGGCAACGACGCCGCCGTCTCCGCCGGCGCCGCCGAGGGGCAGATAGACCTCAACCTCTACAAGCCCGTCATCGCGCACAACGTCCTCGAATCGACGCAGATGCTCTCGAACGCCGCCGAGACGTTCGGGACGAAGTTCGTCCGCAAACTCGAAGCCAACGAGGAGGTCTGCGAGGAACAGGTCGAGCGCTCGATGGCGCTGGCCACCGCCCTGAACCCGACCATCGGCTACGACAAGGCGAGCGAGGTCGCGAAGACGGCGCTGAAGGAGGGCAAGACCGTCCGAGAAGTCGTCGTCGACAAGGGCTACCTCTCCGAGGAGGAGGCCGACGAGGTGCTCGACCCCGAGAAGATGACGCACCGGGGCATCCTCGGCGACGACTGA
- a CDS encoding ABC transporter substrate-binding protein, with product MNENTTDDGLSRRTYLRLSGLAGAGMAGLAGCSSGGGEGTETETTQAGGEGTSGESTETTTEGSGGSGNALELVHWWTAGGEQDALNALLEGFKQEYPDVQVNNNPAPGGAGSALDTVVKNRVLNQNPPSTFQIWPGKALTQYVEGDVLNTLGDSVWSQDMRDAYRQGVQQLAQPAGNYVAVPLNIHRLNNLFYNTAVLEEAGVDPSNLSNPAAVTDALGTVAENTDAVPMAHQTQSPWSSVQLWETIFLGSNGVDAYNDAIVNGNIGQHESAVSESLQTLKDYHQHFNDDAGSISWDQANSKVVNGNAAFIHQGDWAAGQYKSASDFEYESDWNMVPFPGTGSMYSVVTDSFVFPKNNPSPDATRKFLSYCGTVDAQERFNPIKGSIPPRTDVPADQFGPFLSSQIEDFKNSETQPPTIAHGTAVTPDVHGNIDEAFAGFNEQWNVESTTTALVNAFPSN from the coding sequence ATGAACGAAAACACTACCGACGACGGACTTTCCCGACGCACGTATCTCCGACTCAGCGGTCTGGCCGGGGCCGGCATGGCGGGACTCGCCGGCTGTTCGAGCGGCGGCGGCGAGGGGACCGAGACGGAGACGACACAGGCGGGCGGCGAGGGGACGAGCGGCGAGTCCACCGAGACGACGACCGAAGGGAGCGGCGGCAGCGGCAACGCGCTCGAACTCGTCCACTGGTGGACGGCCGGCGGCGAGCAGGACGCGCTGAACGCGCTTTTGGAGGGGTTCAAGCAGGAGTACCCCGACGTGCAGGTCAACAACAACCCGGCGCCCGGCGGCGCGGGGTCGGCGCTCGACACGGTCGTCAAGAACCGCGTGCTCAACCAGAACCCGCCGAGCACGTTCCAGATTTGGCCGGGTAAGGCGCTCACCCAGTACGTCGAGGGCGACGTGCTGAACACGCTGGGCGACTCGGTGTGGAGCCAGGACATGCGCGACGCCTACCGGCAGGGCGTCCAGCAACTCGCCCAACCGGCGGGTAACTACGTCGCGGTGCCGCTCAACATCCACCGGCTCAACAACCTCTTCTACAATACGGCGGTCCTCGAGGAGGCGGGCGTCGACCCCTCCAACCTCTCGAACCCCGCGGCGGTTACCGACGCGCTCGGCACCGTCGCAGAGAACACCGACGCGGTGCCGATGGCCCACCAGACGCAGTCGCCGTGGTCGTCCGTCCAACTGTGGGAGACCATCTTCCTCGGGTCCAACGGCGTCGACGCGTACAACGACGCCATCGTGAACGGCAACATCGGTCAGCACGAGAGCGCGGTCAGCGAGTCGCTCCAGACGCTGAAGGACTACCACCAGCACTTCAACGACGACGCCGGCTCCATCTCGTGGGACCAGGCGAACAGCAAGGTCGTCAACGGCAACGCCGCGTTCATCCACCAGGGCGACTGGGCGGCGGGGCAGTACAAGTCCGCCTCGGACTTCGAGTACGAGAGCGACTGGAACATGGTCCCGTTCCCGGGCACCGGTTCGATGTACTCTGTCGTGACCGACTCGTTCGTCTTCCCGAAGAACAACCCGTCGCCGGACGCGACGCGGAAGTTCCTGAGCTACTGCGGCACCGTCGACGCCCAGGAGCGGTTCAACCCCATCAAGGGTTCCATCCCGCCCCGAACCGACGTGCCGGCCGACCAGTTCGGGCCGTTCCTCTCCTCGCAGATAGAGGACTTCAAGAACTCCGAGACCCAGCCGCCGACCATCGCGCACGGGACGGCGGTCACCCCGGACGTCCACGGCAACATCGACGAGGCGTTCGCGGGCTTCAACGAGCAGTGGAACGTCGAATCGACGACCACCGCGCTCGTGAACGCCTTCCCGTCCAACTAA
- a CDS encoding carbohydrate ABC transporter permease, whose product MLESLFRRLATRGGEGSDPSDSDGDVRTDGGTVTQTAGSTEQSQRSWRESEFVRSLPFWLPPALLMGLFVYGAIGWNAVISLTEWEGFGSPDYGNLDFSMYGRMLADPTFVAAARNTVVLLVAFTVVSLVVGLLVAILVDRGIRFENTLRTIYLLPMSLSFVVTAIFWAWMYNPEFGLINVLLRSTGLGFLANDWISDPNTKLAAVIFALMWQFSGYCMVVYLAGLRAIPSDQFEAARIDGASTLRMYWRVIIPQLRASTMSAAVVLMVFALKAFDFLYVMFGDTPGPSTDILATMMFREAFSSSNWAYGAAIATVLFGLALVVIGPYLYVQYQRGDL is encoded by the coding sequence ATGCTCGAATCACTCTTTCGACGACTCGCGACCCGCGGCGGCGAAGGGAGCGACCCGAGCGACAGCGACGGCGACGTTCGGACCGACGGCGGCACCGTCACGCAGACGGCGGGGTCGACCGAACAGTCCCAGCGCTCGTGGCGCGAGTCGGAGTTCGTCCGCTCGCTCCCCTTCTGGCTCCCGCCGGCGCTCCTCATGGGCCTGTTCGTCTACGGCGCCATCGGCTGGAACGCGGTCATCTCGCTGACCGAGTGGGAGGGGTTCGGCAGTCCCGACTACGGCAACCTCGATTTCTCGATGTACGGGCGGATGCTGGCGGACCCGACGTTCGTCGCGGCCGCGCGCAACACCGTCGTTCTGCTGGTCGCGTTCACCGTCGTCTCGCTGGTGGTCGGTCTCCTCGTCGCCATCCTCGTCGACCGGGGCATCCGCTTCGAGAACACGCTGCGGACCATCTACCTCCTGCCGATGAGCCTGTCGTTCGTCGTGACGGCCATCTTCTGGGCGTGGATGTACAACCCTGAGTTCGGCCTCATCAACGTCCTTCTCAGGAGTACCGGCCTCGGCTTCCTCGCGAACGACTGGATCAGCGACCCGAACACGAAGCTCGCGGCGGTCATCTTCGCGCTGATGTGGCAGTTCAGCGGCTACTGCATGGTCGTCTACCTCGCCGGTCTGCGCGCCATCCCGAGCGACCAGTTCGAGGCGGCGCGCATCGACGGCGCCTCGACGCTCCGCATGTACTGGCGCGTCATCATCCCGCAACTGCGCGCCTCGACGATGAGCGCCGCCGTCGTGCTGATGGTGTTCGCGCTGAAGGCGTTCGACTTCCTCTACGTCATGTTCGGTGACACGCCGGGCCCCTCGACGGACATCCTCGCGACGATGATGTTCCGCGAGGCGTTCAGCTCCTCGAACTGGGCGTATGGGGCGGCCATCGCAACCGTGCTGTTCGGACTCGCGTTGGTGGTCATCGGCCCCTACCTGTACGTGCAGTACCAGCGGGGTGACCTATGA
- a CDS encoding carbohydrate ABC transporter permease yields MSADTEDGRFPSVSRIALYAVLVAMALFYLAPLETGLMTAIKTQDAFFSSTPFVPPFGDGFTLEPWYEAWATMQGPLTDFSGALYNSAFVAIPATVLSGLIGSVAAYGLTNLNWRGQAGVLMLFVAGMFVPYQSVLVPLTRFWTIVGLQNYLAGVPFLAQRVGLIELVVTHTAYGIPICTILFRSYYASFDESMLEAARIDGATFSRIYRRIIFPLSKPMFAVVLIYQFTQVWNDFLFALVLVSSPTSEVATIALNKLQGSMVQQYNVQMAAAFVAALPTLLVYVLFGDQFAEGVAGET; encoded by the coding sequence ATGAGCGCAGACACCGAGGACGGACGCTTCCCGAGCGTCTCCCGCATCGCGCTGTACGCCGTTCTCGTCGCGATGGCGCTGTTCTACCTCGCGCCGCTGGAGACGGGGCTGATGACGGCCATCAAGACGCAGGACGCGTTCTTCTCGTCGACGCCGTTCGTGCCGCCGTTCGGCGACGGCTTCACGCTCGAACCGTGGTACGAGGCGTGGGCGACGATGCAGGGTCCGCTCACGGACTTCTCCGGCGCGCTGTACAACAGCGCGTTCGTCGCCATCCCGGCGACGGTGCTGTCGGGCCTCATCGGGTCCGTGGCGGCGTACGGGCTGACGAACCTCAACTGGCGCGGACAGGCCGGCGTGCTGATGCTGTTCGTCGCCGGGATGTTCGTCCCGTACCAGTCCGTGCTCGTCCCGCTGACGCGCTTTTGGACCATCGTCGGCCTGCAGAACTACCTGGCCGGCGTGCCGTTCCTCGCCCAGCGGGTCGGACTCATCGAACTCGTCGTCACGCACACGGCCTACGGGATACCCATCTGCACCATCCTGTTCCGGTCGTACTACGCGAGCTTCGACGAGTCGATGCTGGAGGCGGCGCGCATCGACGGCGCGACGTTCTCGCGCATCTACCGGCGCATCATCTTCCCGCTGTCGAAGCCGATGTTCGCGGTGGTGCTCATCTACCAGTTCACGCAGGTGTGGAACGACTTCCTGTTCGCGCTGGTGTTGGTGTCCTCGCCGACGAGCGAGGTGGCGACGATCGCGCTGAACAAACTCCAGGGCTCGATGGTCCAGCAGTACAACGTCCAGATGGCCGCCGCGTTCGTCGCGGCACTCCCGACGCTCTTGGTGTACGTCCTGTTCGGCGACCAGTTCGCCGAAGGGGTCGCAGGTGAAACATAG
- a CDS encoding ABC transporter ATP-binding protein — MAELTLDHVTKVYDDDGSDIVAVDDVSIDIPDGEFLVLVGPSGCGKSTTLRMIAGLETVSSGDIRLGGDVVTGRPPRERDIAMVFQSYALYPHMTVRQNMSFGLEESTDMADGEISSVVTDTAEMLSIGNLLDRKPGELSGGQQQRVALGRAIVRDPKVFLMDEPLSNLDAKLRSQMRTELQRLQEDLGVTTVYVTHDQTEAMTMGDRIAILNDGILQQVATPLEAYHQPANLFVAGFIGEPSMNFFEMEVQGDRLSGDQLDYPISQETREAIGDATNVTLGIRPEDVQLVDEGQGDHDFGTVVDVVEPMGNENNVYLSFETDDPADFVATIDGMRSLDAGQPVVARIPEDAVHLFDTDTGETLKNRSLAELEENEPRV, encoded by the coding sequence ATGGCAGAACTCACACTCGATCACGTTACGAAGGTGTACGACGACGACGGCTCGGACATCGTCGCGGTCGACGACGTCTCGATAGACATCCCCGACGGCGAGTTTCTCGTCCTCGTCGGCCCCTCGGGGTGCGGGAAATCCACCACGCTCCGGATGATAGCGGGGCTGGAGACGGTCTCCAGCGGCGACATCCGCCTCGGCGGCGACGTCGTTACCGGGCGCCCCCCGCGCGAACGCGACATCGCGATGGTGTTCCAGTCGTACGCGCTGTACCCGCACATGACCGTCCGCCAGAACATGTCGTTCGGCCTCGAAGAGTCGACCGACATGGCCGACGGCGAGATATCGTCGGTGGTCACCGACACCGCCGAGATGCTGAGCATCGGCAACCTGCTCGACCGGAAACCCGGCGAACTCTCGGGCGGGCAGCAACAGCGCGTCGCCCTCGGCCGCGCCATCGTGCGCGACCCGAAGGTGTTCCTGATGGACGAACCGCTCTCCAATCTGGACGCCAAACTCCGCTCGCAGATGCGCACGGAGCTGCAGCGCCTACAGGAGGACCTCGGCGTCACCACCGTCTACGTCACGCACGACCAGACGGAGGCGATGACGATGGGCGACCGCATCGCCATCCTCAACGACGGCATCCTCCAGCAGGTGGCGACGCCCCTCGAAGCGTACCACCAACCCGCGAACCTGTTCGTCGCGGGGTTCATCGGCGAACCCTCGATGAACTTCTTCGAGATGGAGGTGCAGGGCGACCGGTTGAGCGGCGACCAACTCGACTACCCCATCTCGCAGGAGACGCGCGAGGCCATCGGCGACGCGACGAACGTCACGCTGGGCATCCGCCCGGAGGACGTGCAACTGGTCGACGAGGGACAGGGCGACCACGACTTCGGCACCGTCGTCGACGTCGTCGAACCGATGGGCAACGAGAACAACGTCTACCTCTCGTTCGAGACGGACGACCCAGCGGACTTCGTGGCGACCATCGACGGGATGCGGAGCCTCGACGCCGGGCAACCGGTCGTCGCTCGTATCCCCGAGGACGCCGTCCACCTGTTCGACACCGACACGGGTGAGACGCTGAAGAATCGCTCGCTCGCCGAACTCGAAGAGAACGAACCGCGCGTCTGA
- a CDS encoding BolA family protein, with translation METAEVERLIESGIEDAEATVTLPRVPDEEHEDAHFAAVIVSPAFDGKTLVQQHQMVYDALGESMTTDIHAMELKTYTPEEYEAASESA, from the coding sequence ATGGAGACAGCAGAAGTCGAACGACTCATCGAGTCGGGTATCGAGGACGCGGAGGCGACGGTGACGCTCCCCCGGGTTCCGGACGAGGAGCACGAGGACGCCCACTTCGCGGCCGTCATCGTCTCGCCGGCGTTCGACGGGAAGACGCTCGTCCAACAGCACCAGATGGTGTACGACGCCCTCGGGGAGTCGATGACGACGGACATCCACGCGATGGAGTTGAAGACGTACACGCCCGAGGAGTACGAGGCGGCGAGCGAGTCGGCGTGA